DNA from Campylobacter lari:
ATTTAGAAAAATACAAATAAAGCTAATAATACACATATTTTTGCTCTAAATTGCTAAGTTAAAAAGCTTTTGACGAGATTTTGTATAAGTAAATTCCATCCATCTACCAAAACAAAAATAAGCAATTTAAAAGGCATGGAAATCATAACAGGTGGTAACATCATCATACCCATAGCCATTAGCACTGAGCTTACTACCATATCAATAACTAAAAATGGCAAGAAAAGTAAAAAGCCTATTTCAAAAGCAGTTTTAAGTTCACTTATCATAAAAGCAGGCACTAAAACCGTTAAAGGAACATCATCTATGGTTTTTGGATTTTCTAAATTTCTGATCCTATAAAAAAGTGCTAAGTCTTTTTCTCTGGTATTTTTTAACATGAAATCTTTAAAAGGTTTAACGCCTTTAGCAAAGGCTTCTTCATAGCCTATTTGTTCAGCAATATAGGGTTTTATGCCTTCATTGTATGATTTTGTAGCAACAGGTTCCATAATAAAAAAAGTTAAAATCAAAGCTAGTGTCGCTAAGATAGTATTTGGAGGCATGGTTTGTGTGCCAAGAGCAGTTCTTAGAAAAGAAAAAACTACTATAAGTCTTAAAAATGAAGTCATTACAAAGATGATAGTTGGAGCAAGTGCTAGTATAGTTAAAACTATAATTATATTTAAAGTTGTTACGAGCTGTTGAGGGCTATTTGGGGCACTAAGGCTTAAATTTACAGTTGGTATAGTTGCTTCAGCGCCAAAAAGAGCTAGGCTTGATAAAAATAAAACTAGTAAAACCCTCAAAATATTTCCTTGGTTAAAATTAAAAGCATTATTTTAGCAATTTTACTCTTAAAAATGCAATTTATATGATTGAATTAATGGTTTATTTTTAAAATGCTAGAGTGAAAAACTCTAGCATTTAGGAGTTTCTCAAAAAATATTTTTTTAGAATTTGTATTTAAAACCTACTTGACCACTTACATAAGTTTCATTTTTACCATCTGTTTTACCAGCTAGTATTTGTTTAGCTCCAATACCTGCATTTAGGCTAAATTGCTCGTTAATATCTACATTTCCACCTATGATGATTTGTCCATAAGTTTTTTTCTTATCATTACCTTTGATGATAAAATTTGAATTTGATCCAACAAATCCAGCTACATAATCATCTCCATTATTCATTACATATTGTTCTATTTTTGGAGTGATAAATAAATATGATGTTTCGCTCATATATTTTCTAAATTCAGCACCAAGTTCTAAAGATATGGAATTATTTGTCATACTTTGAACATCTTTTGCAAACATACCACTTTCTTTATAACTTGGAGTGTGTGCGTAGTAGTAATTTATACCAGCAAAAGGCTTGATGAATAATGATGATGAATTTGGATTAAAAATTCTACCGGCATTAGCACTTAAACCAAAGAATTTACTATCAAAATCAGCCTTATTAGAATCATTTAACATTACAACACTTTGATCTGTTGGAGAAATTTGCCCGTAAGCTCTTAGATTAATTTCCCATTGATCGTTTGGATTAATTAAAGAATAAATACCAAATTGATAGTTATCTGATTTTTGTTCCATAACTCCATCTTTGATAGTTGAATCAGCATAAGTAAAGTAAAAACCAAGCAAAGCATTATCATTGATTTTTCTATCAGCACCTAGTGTAAATCCATATAAAGCACCACTATCTCCATCTATGATATTTGCACCACCAAAAACATTACCCCAAAAGCTATTATTAAATGAAGAATTTCCATAATAATTATAAACATCGCTTGCTAGTGCTGCTATATGGGTTGTAGCAAATTTTTCTACTAAAGCTTTATCTTGATAAGGATTTGAAAGTTTTGCTATTCTTGTTCCAATTGCTAGGTCATTTGCTACACCTATAGATGAATTGACAGAAGAATTTTGAGCATTATTTACTATAGCTTTTGCACTTGCTTTTGTATTTGTGGTAAGTGTGTTTAGATTTTTTCCTGTGGTATCTAGAGTGAGTGCTGCGATAGCATCATTGCTAAGTTTAGAATCTAAAATACTATTTAGCATATTTACAGCTAAATTTTTATTTTCTAAGCTAATATCTTTCATATTTTCAACTAAATCACTACCATCAAATTTTCCACCATTATCTTGTATATCTTGGATTTGTTGTTCTAATTTTTTAATTTGTTCTTGCAGTTCTTTTTCTGCTTGTGCTATGGCTTCAAGCATAGCATCATCGCCAATATATCCTGGTTTTTGGTAGGTTCCAAATCCAGAATTTTCTAAATTTTCATTTCTTTTAATATCTTCTTTTATATTATTAAAGCTATCTAAAGCTTCTTTTCTAATATCAATTTCAGATTTTAATATTTTTGATAAATCTCTTACATTTTCATTAGCACCACCGCTAATTAAAAGACTTTTGCCATCATTAGAAACACTAAGTTTATAATCTGTAAATTGAGCCAAATCAGTATCTTCAAAAAATACATTTTTTGGAAGTAAATTACTTGTTTCAAGCATGCTCGTTATATCTTTAGTATATAGTGCCGTTACTATGTTTTTATCTATATCTTGGTTAAAATTGCCTGTAGTTTTTATAGCTACATAGTTGTTTATACCTAAATTTGAAACACTATTTGTGCTTATGCCTATAGCTGAATCTTTTATATTTACATCTCCATCTACAGAGATTAAGCCACCTTTTTTATTTGCATCAAATATACCAATAAAAGAATTGTTTACATTTAAATTTCCTTGTATGCTCATATAGCCATCTTTTTCGCCATATCCATTCCATACATCTAAACTAGGTCTATCAAGTTCTTCGTTGCTTATATTATCATTTGTTATAGGCGAGCTACCATTAAGTGTAACATTTCCTTTTATATTAAAAGCTTTATTTGCTTTTAAAGAAGTTTGATCTTTATTTAAAATAATTTCTTTTGCTTCTAAATTAACACTATATAAATCATATCGTGCTTCATTAGTTGAAGTTTCACCTAGATCTACCCAATCTGAATCAGATCCTATGGTTAAAATACCACTTGTTTTGATATTAATTTCTTTTATTGTCTTTCCAGCCCCATTTATACCTTCTTGGATAGGATATAGTTGGAGTATACTCGGACTTATTTTTAATTCTATATTTTCTTTAGAATCTAAACTCCAAATTCCATCTTTATAGTTAAAAAAATCAGAAAAATTTCCATGATTTATCTCTTGAGCTAAAGCAGCACCGCTTAATAAAGCACTAATGCTAACACCCATTAAAACTTTACTTGTGTAATAAGAAAGTTTCATTTGATTACTCCTTGTAAATTTAAATTGAAAAAAGCATTATACCCCCCCCCATAAATTTAAGTTTAAAGTAAATGAAAATCTGTAAAAAACAAATAACAACTAGTAAGAATTTTTACTTTAGCTTGTTAAAATAAGCAATAATTTTTAAAACAAAGGTAAATTATGAAAATTTCTGTGCTTATTTTGGCTGCTGGACTTGGCACGCGTATGAAATCACAAAATCCAAAAGTGCTTCAAAAAATTTGCTCAAAAGCAATGATTTTACATATTTTAAAACAAGCATATAAAATTAGTGATGATGTATGTGTGGTGCTTTCTCATCAAAAAGAAAAGGTTGAACAAGTTATTTTAGAGTATTTTCCAAATACACGCTTTTTAGAACAAGACTTGCAAAATTTTCCAGGTACTGCAGGGGCTTTAAGGGGTTATGAGAGTAAGCATGAAAAAGTATTGATTTTATGTGGCGATATGCCTTTAGTTAAAGCAGATGATTTAGAAAAAATAGCTTTAAATGAGAGTGATTTTAATGTGGCAGTTTTTGAAGCAAAAGATCCAAAAAGCTATGGAAGAATAGTTTTAAAAGAAAATAAAATTCAAAAAATAGTAGAAACAAAAGATGCAAATAAAGAAGAACTTACTATAAACATTTGCAATAGTGGTGTTTATGCTATAAAAGCACAAATTTTAAAAGAAGTATTGCCTTTGATAAAAAATGATAATAAAGCCAAAGAGTATTATTTAACCGATGCGGTTTATTTAGCAAAAGAAAAGGGCTATGAAATCGATGCGGTGTTTATAAATGAGCAAGATTTTATGGGGGTAAATGATAAAGTAGAGCTTTGTTTAGCTCAAGATCTTATGCAAGAAGCGATTAAAAAAGAATGGATGAAGCAAGGGGTGATTTTTCACATGCCTGCGACGACTTTTATTTCAGATGAAGTTGAGTTTATAGGTGAGTGTGAAGTATATGAAAATGTGCGTATAGAAGGAAAATCAAAAATCATTAATTCTATCATTAAAAGTTCAAGTGTGATTGAAGATAGTATAGTAGAAAATAGCGATGTAGGGCCTTTAGCGCATTTGCGTCCAAAATGTCAGCTTAAAAATACGCATATAGGAAATTTTGTAGAATGTAAAAATGCTTTATTAAATGGAGTTAAAGCAGGGCATTTGAGTTATTTAGGAGATTGTGAAATAGATGAGGGAACTAATATAGGTTGTGGCACCATCACTTGTAATTATGATGGGGTAAAAAAACATAAAACTAAAATAGGTAAAAATGTTTTTGTAGGTTCAGATACGCAATTTATCGCTCCGGTTGAGATAAAAGATGAGGTAATCATCGCAGCAGGAAGCACAGTGTATAAAAATGTAGAAAAAGGTTCTATGTATATTAGTAGAACTAATGCTCAGATTGTGGAAAATTACTATTATAAAAAATTAGGCAAAAAATGAAAACTATCTTACTAGCAGTAAGTGGAAGCATAGCTTTTTATAAAGCTTATGAGCTTATTTCTTTATTAAAAAAAGAAGGTTTTAGGGTTAAAGTTTTGCTAAGTCAGGGAGCTTTAAAATTTGGCACTAAGCTTAGCTTTGAAGCTTTAGCGGATGAAGTTTTATGTGAAGATAATGAAAGTTGGCAAAATACTAATAATCATATAGCTTTTAGTAAGACTTGCGATTGTGTGCTTTTTGCGCCTGCTAGTATAAATTCTATCAATAAATTAAACTATGGTATAGCAGATAATTTATTCATTCAAACTTTAATAGCAGTAGATAAAAATAAACCATTTCTAATCGCACCCGCTGCAAATACAAACATGTATTTACATTTTAGCACTCAAAATTCTTTAAAAAATTTAAAAGAGCAAGGTTATATTATCATTGATCCTATAGTTAAAACTCTAGCTTGTAAAGATGAAGGCTTGGGAGCTTTGGCTGAGCTTGATAGTATTATAAATGCTTTAAAAAGAAGTCTAATGCAAGAAGATTTTTTTAAAGATAAAAGTTTTATTGTAAGCGGTGGCGGGACTAAAGAAAAAATTGATGATGTAAGATGTATTAGTAATTTTTCAAGTGGAAAAATGGCAAAGGCAATTGCTGATGCCTTGTATTTTTTAGGTGCTAAAGTAGTGTTAGTTAGCTCAGTAGAGTTTAAAACACCTTATAAATTAGAAAAATTTGAATCTTCTTTAGAACTAAAAGAAAAATTGCAAAAATACAAAGATTTTGATGCTTTAATTATGGCTGCTGCTGTGAGTGATTTTACTCTTGAGGCTTATAAGGGTAAGATTAAGAAAAATGAGCATTTAAACGGACTTGATTTAAA
Protein-coding regions in this window:
- the fliP gene encoding flagellar type III secretion system pore protein FliP (The bacterial flagellar biogenesis protein FliP forms a type III secretion system (T3SS)-type pore required for flagellar assembly.), which codes for MRVLLVLFLSSLALFGAEATIPTVNLSLSAPNSPQQLVTTLNIIIVLTILALAPTIIFVMTSFLRLIVVFSFLRTALGTQTMPPNTILATLALILTFFIMEPVATKSYNEGIKPYIAEQIGYEEAFAKGVKPFKDFMLKNTREKDLALFYRIRNLENPKTIDDVPLTVLVPAFMISELKTAFEIGFLLFLPFLVIDMVVSSVLMAMGMMMLPPVMISMPFKLLIFVLVDGWNLLIQNLVKSFLT
- a CDS encoding autotransporter outer membrane beta-barrel domain-containing protein; its protein translation is MKLSYYTSKVLMGVSISALLSGAALAQEINHGNFSDFFNYKDGIWSLDSKENIELKISPSILQLYPIQEGINGAGKTIKEINIKTSGILTIGSDSDWVDLGETSTNEARYDLYSVNLEAKEIILNKDQTSLKANKAFNIKGNVTLNGSSPITNDNISNEELDRPSLDVWNGYGEKDGYMSIQGNLNVNNSFIGIFDANKKGGLISVDGDVNIKDSAIGISTNSVSNLGINNYVAIKTTGNFNQDIDKNIVTALYTKDITSMLETSNLLPKNVFFEDTDLAQFTDYKLSVSNDGKSLLISGGANENVRDLSKILKSEIDIRKEALDSFNNIKEDIKRNENLENSGFGTYQKPGYIGDDAMLEAIAQAEKELQEQIKKLEQQIQDIQDNGGKFDGSDLVENMKDISLENKNLAVNMLNSILDSKLSNDAIAALTLDTTGKNLNTLTTNTKASAKAIVNNAQNSSVNSSIGVANDLAIGTRIAKLSNPYQDKALVEKFATTHIAALASDVYNYYGNSSFNNSFWGNVFGGANIIDGDSGALYGFTLGADRKINDNALLGFYFTYADSTIKDGVMEQKSDNYQFGIYSLINPNDQWEINLRAYGQISPTDQSVVMLNDSNKADFDSKFFGLSANAGRIFNPNSSSLFIKPFAGINYYYAHTPSYKESGMFAKDVQSMTNNSISLELGAEFRKYMSETSYLFITPKIEQYVMNNGDDYVAGFVGSNSNFIIKGNDKKKTYGQIIIGGNVDINEQFSLNAGIGAKQILAGKTDGKNETYVSGQVGFKYKF
- the glmU gene encoding bifunctional UDP-N-acetylglucosamine diphosphorylase/glucosamine-1-phosphate N-acetyltransferase GlmU, which produces MKISVLILAAGLGTRMKSQNPKVLQKICSKAMILHILKQAYKISDDVCVVLSHQKEKVEQVILEYFPNTRFLEQDLQNFPGTAGALRGYESKHEKVLILCGDMPLVKADDLEKIALNESDFNVAVFEAKDPKSYGRIVLKENKIQKIVETKDANKEELTINICNSGVYAIKAQILKEVLPLIKNDNKAKEYYLTDAVYLAKEKGYEIDAVFINEQDFMGVNDKVELCLAQDLMQEAIKKEWMKQGVIFHMPATTFISDEVEFIGECEVYENVRIEGKSKIINSIIKSSSVIEDSIVENSDVGPLAHLRPKCQLKNTHIGNFVECKNALLNGVKAGHLSYLGDCEIDEGTNIGCGTITCNYDGVKKHKTKIGKNVFVGSDTQFIAPVEIKDEVIIAAGSTVYKNVEKGSMYISRTNAQIVENYYYKKLGKK
- the coaBC gene encoding bifunctional phosphopantothenoylcysteine decarboxylase/phosphopantothenate--cysteine ligase CoaBC gives rise to the protein MKTILLAVSGSIAFYKAYELISLLKKEGFRVKVLLSQGALKFGTKLSFEALADEVLCEDNESWQNTNNHIAFSKTCDCVLFAPASINSINKLNYGIADNLFIQTLIAVDKNKPFLIAPAANTNMYLHFSTQNSLKNLKEQGYIIIDPIVKTLACKDEGLGALAELDSIINALKRSLMQEDFFKDKSFIVSGGGTKEKIDDVRCISNFSSGKMAKAIADALYFLGAKVVLVSSVEFKTPYKLEKFESSLELKEKLQKYKDFDALIMAAAVSDFTLEAYKGKIKKNEHLNGLDLKLKLNEDILKNLDFKGKKIGFKMEFDEQNALENAKKSLVGKNLDMVCLNVLNEQMNFGSDENSICFITKDSISQSSKQSKEKLGFILAQELRKLW